The Gossypium hirsutum isolate 1008001.06 chromosome A13, Gossypium_hirsutum_v2.1, whole genome shotgun sequence nucleotide sequence GAGTTACAAATAGAATTAACTTGACGTTAGTTGGAAGCTTACAATAGCTTTAGCATGTGTCATATGACGCGTATTTGTCATCTGATTATTTTCTATTGTGACTGCCAAACTGTTCTATTGCAGTGGTGTAAACGCATCtgattgtaaaatttttatatattaataatggtcCTATGATGGTAAAGATTTTTATAACGAAGGGGTGGTTGAACAGTGGAGACTAAACCTTGTTATGGCTTTATATGGATGCACATGTGCACATTTTATAACTGCTTTCAAGTGAAATTGGGATGAATACTTCTTTTAATGTATCAGGGTCTTTGTTTTTATCTTATAGGTTCTTCCCTTGATTGACTACTAATgaattatgttatttgattttattCTCTTCTGtgctttatttatttcattagttAAGTGTTTGACAGACATTTTGTTATCTTTCAGATATTGTTTATCGGGGTCATCTGATTCGATGATCAGGTACACAATTTGTTTATTGTTTTGCTGTTGAACCACATGCCGTTTTCAACCATAAATAATTTAAGACCATGCCTTTCAAGCAGTTGTAATTTTAACTTGTAGGCTATGGGACCTTGGTCAGCAACGCTGTGTGCATTCATATGCTGTGCATATGGATTCTGTTTGGGCACTTGCAAGCACCCCAACCTTTAGTCATGTTTATAGTGGTGGCAGAGATCTTTCTGTAAGTGGATATTCATGCCAAACCATTTTAATGGACATGTTTATCATTTTTTGCCAATGTTTTGATGTAGAATTTGACAAGATAGTTATGCCAATGTAGGACAATTGGCTGATTAGTATTTCAGGCTTGGTTGAGATTAAAAGATGGGAAATTATGAGAAGAATTAGGGGTCTATAGATATAGATTAGATGTAGGCAAAATCCTGTGCTGTGCTGATACCATTATAGGTTGAATGGTAAATTAAGGGCTAAgggtttaatttgaaaattaatttttatgagtAAGGTTATGGACTGAAAACAATCTTAGAAATTGCAGAGCAAGAAAGGTGAATAAGTGATCTAGGTGCTTTGCTCATAGAGTTGCATTTCCTTAAACATTGTACTGGGGCAAAAGCTTGTAACTACAGTTGCCAAAGTTCTTGTAAATTTTTTGTCTAGTAAACCATGCTCATTAATGGATAGTAATATTTATTCATACAAACATATGGGATCCAGAGTAAGAAACTTCCAAAACTGACTTAATGCAGTTACAACTCTTATACATGAATAGAAACTTAATAGATGGATTCACTGCATCAAATTCTTCGATttcctctaatttttttttgaaaccacTCAAATATGTTTGACATTTTAAAATGAAGTGaacagaaaatgaaataaaacgtTGCAACTTTAACTTAATGAAACTTAATGTTAAGACTTTAAAATGCCTATTCTAGCTTAAGTTTCTGAATTGGTCTGGTAATGAAATAAAGGccataattttaaatattcttagCATAATCTTTACACTTTCTGACATCCTTGTCTGTTACCTGTAAATATTTAGCTTTAATTCTGAATTTGTGCTTTGTACATACATCAGTTATATTTGACAGACTTGACAACTAGAGAGAGTCTTTTGCTTTGCACAAAGGAGCATCCGATTTTGCAGCTGGCGTTGCATGGTGATAGTATATGGGTTGCAACGACAGATTCTTCGGTTCATAGATGGCCTGCTGAAGGAAAAAATCCTCAGAAGGTCTTTCAAAGAGGTGGTTCATTCTTGGCTGGAAACCTGTCCTTCTCCAGAGCACGAGTTTCCTTGGAAGGGTCTACCCCAGTAAGTATAGTGTGTGTGTATTCATGTTTGTATATGTTTTGGCTTACAACAGCACATCACCATGTTTGTCATGAAAATTTCtcataaatcttttttttttctcactttCATTAATTTGTGTCAAGTATTACTAAATACATTGAAGTATTGTTGttcctgtttcatttgtttcttgCTCACCCAACCCcaagaaaaagaataaatattagATTGTCCTTTTATTAATCATGATATGCATTGTTATGTATATCCCTTTGATGTTTGGCTATGATTTGTTTTAAACTTTATCTTCTATCCTTCTCCCTTCATTTCTGTGCTGACGTTGTCAATTATTTACAGGCTCCTGTTTATAAAGAACCCATCTTCACCATTCCCGGAACTCCTGCAATAGTTCattatgagattttaaataaCAGAAGGCATGTATTGACTAAGGTAAATTCGTTAGTACTTCTGTTGGAATTCCTTAAATTAAGCAGATTTTCTACATTAGTGCTAGGAATTTCCTTGTACTATTAGCcataatcaaattactaatttttagggataggctaatttctatagattatttccttttttatttttcctgctattcTTTAAAAGGCTGTATTCAGATTAGAAGTAATAAGAGAAAATCATTCTTCTTCCTAGAACTTGTTCATGGTATCAAGAGCATCAGGAATCCATTTGATCCtgctctttcttctcttctcttgttCTGTTTTTCTCTGTTAGAAACCGTACTCCCATGGGTGACACCCAAAATTTCTCTGAGACTGAGATCTCACAAATAACTCAAAATCACAGTCAAGGAATCCCACAAGGTGACCTTAACTCTTCTCTTATAATCACAAATCATCGATTAAATGGAAAAAATTTCCTGCAATGGTCACAATCTGTCCTTATGGTTCTTCGTGGCCAAGGAAAATTTGGGTACATTAATGGACAAATTCCTCGACCAGCATCAACAGACACTGGTTATGCAACTTGGGAACTTAACAACTCAATGGTTATGGCTTGGCTTATAAATTTGATGGAAGGTCATATAAGCCAAACGtatctttttttcaaaactgCCAAAGAAATGTGGGATGCAATCAAGGAGAATTACTCGGATCTTGGAAATACTTCCCAAGTattcgagatcaaattaaagttgAAAGATATTCGACAAGGAACACTTGAAGTCACTCAATATTACAACAACCTAAAGATCTTATGGCAGGAGTTAGACATGTATTATGAAGTTGATTGGGGTGAGGGCTTGGAACACACCAAGTTCATGGATCATCTTAACAAAGAACGTCTCTATGAGTTCTTAGTAGGACTAAATCGTGATCTTGATGAGGTCCGAGGATGAATACTAGGCAGAACCACACTGCCAACCATAGGAGAAGCATTTGCTGAAGTAAGGAGGGAAGAGAAACGGCGTCTTATTATGTTGGGAGACGCAAGAGAATTAAAACCATTGACCGTAGCTGGTCATCATCCTTCCGAGAACTCTGCTCTTATTTCAAGAGGCCCTCAATCTCAAAGGTTCAAAGATGGAATTGATTCTGGTTCAAAAAGGCCATGGTGTAGCCACTGTAATCGGGTTGGGCATACCAAGGAGAAATGCTTCAAACTCCATGGCTATcctgaagaaaaaaaaacagaaagaaaacaaGGCAGCAATGATATCTACTACTGAAGAAGATGCTCAGAATGTTAGGCTAACCAAAACTCAACTTGAGGCTCTTCATAAACTACTCAGGACTCCTACAGCCAGTGGGTCACTAGCTATTCAAGGTACTGCTTTAAATACTACACACGAACCTATCACAACTTCCTGGATACTAGACTCGGGTGCATCCGACCACATGACAGGTAATCTAAGTTTGTTTCACACCTATTTACCTTGTCATGATCACTCTCGGATTCGCATAGCTGATGGATCTTACTCACCGGTGGCTGGAATGGGGACAGTGAGACTTACTGAAAATTTTTCCCTTGATAAAGTTTTACATGTTCCAAATCTTTCCTGTAATTTACTTTCAATTAGCAAGCTTACCAAGGATGAAAAAGTACTTGCTGAATTTTCTACTTTTGGTTGTGTGGTTCAGGAACAGGAATCGGGAAAGATGATTGGCACTACTAAAGTTAATGATGGCTTATATGTTTGGAACAAAAACAGTTCACAAGAAGGGATGGCCTTATCTACATCAAAAGACGATCCTATCATGCTATGGCATCGTAGACTAGGACACCCGAATTTCATGTACTTGAAGAAACTGTTTCCTCTACTatttctaaataagaaaattagttCATTGAACTGTGAAGTTTGCCAACTGTCTAAACACATTCGTGTCCCTTATCCTTTGAAACCTTATGTTCAATCTCAACCTTTCTCTTTAATCCACAGCGATCTATGGGGAGCCAGTCGAGTAAAAAACATCACAGGGGCTAGGTGGTTCATAACTTTCATTGATGACCACACTAGAGTTTGTTGGGTCTATCTCCTTAAAGAAAAATCCGAAGTCTCTAGagtcttcaaaaattttcattcaatgatTCGAACTCAGTTAAATTCAAATATTCACACCCTTAGAACTGATAATGGGAGAGAGTACTTTAATTCTATCCTAAGTCCTTATCTTTCTGAGCAAGGAATCATACATCAAAGTTCTTGTCCTAACACCCCTCAACAAAATGGGGTTTCTGAGAGGAAAAACAGACACCTTGTAGCCGTGGCTCATGCCCTGATGTTTACTATGGGTGTACCAAAGTATTTATGGGGAGAAGCTGTCCTCACTGCTTGTTATCTTATAAACCGACTCCCATCAAAGGTATTAAACTTTCAAACACCTTTtcatacttttcaaaaaaaaatttcccttGTTTCGTGTTCCTAATCTCCCAACCAAAACATTTGGTTGCAAAGCATTTGTCCACAACCATCAACCCAACCAATCTAAACTTGATCCTAGAGCTCACACTTGTGTCTTTATTGGTTACTCACCTGCACAAAAAGGGTACAAGTGCTACTCTCCAACCTTACACCGGATGTTTGTGTCCCTTGATGTTACTTTCTTCGAAAACGAGCCATATTTTTCAGCCTctcatcttcagggggagatACTTAGTGAAGATGAGACCTTGAGCAATCTTCTCATTATACCTCAAGACTCTATCAGCCCTACCACCACTACAAAACCTGCTGAAAATCCTACAGCCACTGTTATTCCTGTTTTGGAACCTGTCAGCCCTACCACAACTACAAAACCTGCTGAAAATCCTACAGCCACTGTTATTCCTGTTTTGGAACCTGTTTTTCCTATCTCCACTGTTCAGCAACAAGAAACAAGGGTGATTAATCATACTAATGAAGAAAAACAGCCCACTCATTCTGAAAAACAAGAAGGAAAAACTCAGGGACTTCATGTATACTCTCGGAGACATCAGCTGCCTGAGACCAAAACAGCAGTGCCTATGCCATCTTTACCCGAGGACTGTCCTGAGGAAGAAGTTTCACCTCCTTCATCTTCCATCCATCTTCCAATTGCAGTAAGAAAGGGCACTAGGAGCTGCACTCAACATCCCATTTCTCGGTTTGTATCCTATGGAAACTTGTCTAAATCCTACAATGCCTTTGTTTCTAATGTTGACTCTGTAGAAACTCCAAAGAACATAGACAAGACTCCTATGGAACCCAACCTTAAATTAGGAACTGGTAAGGATGGAGAAGAAGTAGACAGGGGGAGATATCAACGGGAGAAACATTTGGAAGCTGCCTACAGGATATTGAGATACTTAAAAGGGACTCCTGGTAAGGGGTTGCATTTCAAGAAAAATGTTCGAAGAAATTATGGGCAAGCTGGGTTTGATTCACATCTAcactccagcttgagggggagtgttggaaTTCCTTAAATTAAGCAGATTTTCTACATTAGTGCTAGGAATTTCCTTGTACTATTAGCcataatcaaattactaatttttagggataggctaatttctagagattatttccttttttatttttcctgctattcTTTAAAAGGCTGTATTCAGATTAGAAGTAATAAGAGAGAATCATTCTTCTTCCTAAAACTTGTTCAACTTCTATGGATTTTGGTTCCTACGATTTTATTTTGGGAGATCTATTTTTGCATAAATGATATTAATGTCTTTAACAGGATACTGCTGGTTCGGTAAAGCTCTGGGAGATAACCAAGGGTGTTGTGATTGAAGACTATGGACAGGTACACTAGATTCTTTtgctattttctttcttttcttcccccTCAAGGAAAAGTGCTTGCACTTTGCTTTTCATTTACAGGTTTGGTACACGTAGAGACACTCCTGCATATGCAAGGTTATGTTTTAGTTGtatgtatttattcatttctttaatttaatgtccAGGTTTCGTTTGATGAGAAAAAGGAGCAGTTGTTTGAGATGGTGCGATAACTATTTATTGGATCGTAGTAGTTGAATATACtgcatcttttcttttttctttatggattttaaatttaatttttgtttaaaaccATTCTAGGTAAGCATTCCTGCATGGTTCTCTGTGGATACCCGGCTTGGGAGCTTGTCTGTTCACTTGGACACCCCTCAATGCTTTTCTGCAGAAATGTACTCTGCAGATCTGAACATAACTGGCAAACCTGAGGATGATAAGGTATTAGATTTTTCCATTAATCGTGGCAATCTTCAGACACGGATATCTCTGAAAATAATCGCTGTGATTAGTACATGCATCTGGTGTTGACTTGTCTTTGCCAGGTCAATCTAGCTCGTGAAACCCTTAAAGGCCTATTGGCTCATTGGATGACTAAAAGAAGGCAAAGACTTGGCTCCCAGGCTTCGGTTAATGGAGATGTTTTATCAGGAAAAGATATTACTACAAAAAGTCTTACTCATTCAAGAATTGAGGTAGATGTTAATGCTGAAAATGATTCCATGGTCTATCCTTCTTTTGAGTTTTCTACAGTTTCCCCTCCCTCAATTATCACTGAGGGTTCCCAAGGAGGTCCTTGGAGAAAGAAAATTACTGAATTGGATGGAACCGAGGATGAGAAGGATTTCCCTGGTTGGGTTTTGGACTGTGTGTTGAGTAACAAGCTTCCACCTCGCGAGAACACCAAGTAACTTCTGTGACCTCATTAAACTTTCCTCTGCTTCTtgcagaattttttttttcctttactcAATTAAATCTTAAGGTTTTCGAGGAACGCCACATACATTGAACTGCTTATTGGTTGACCTGCTTGTTTATATGCTTGCTATGACTTAAAGAAACCACACTTCTTTGACATCATTGTACTTTATTCAGAACCATTGATACTTATTAATTTTACTTCTTGGGTATTGAGCAGGATTTACTTTCTTCCTTTCTTCCTCACTCTCCTGATAGTTTTACTTTTCATTTTTGCAGGTGTAGCTTCTACCTTTATCCTTGTGAAGGTTCAGCTGTTCAGATCCTCACACAAGGGAAGTTAAGTGCACCTCGCATCTTGAGAATACATAAGGTATGCATGTTTAGTTTTCTTAGTATATGCGTCTGCACGAATATGTTTGTAGAAAATAGCAAATGTTGTTAGTATAGAAACTTAGATCACTTGGGCTAATACAGTAGAATCTCTTTCATATTTTGGAACTTGAATGGCATAATGGCCAAAAGAGCAATGTTAGATTACTGAAAATGTTAGTTTAAGGTGCATATACATTGATAGGATTAGGACCTTTAACTTGGTTACATGTATGTTAGAGGAGATGGCTCTGATTTGTTAGATTCTTTCTTCTCTGGTTTTATAATATTAATGCCAAACAGCTGGTTCTAGGTTGTATTTTTGTATCATTATTTTATGGATTCTTAGGTATTATAATGTATATTcattatgttttggttatgtagGTTGTTAATTACGTCGTAGAAAAGCTTGACAAACCATCTGATAATGCTAATACTGATGGGACATTTTCGCCTGGACTTGGAGGACGATTGCAGCATTTAGTAGTTGGGGATGGATCTTTTCGGTCTGGATTGAAGCCTTGGCAAAAGCCTCGACCTTCAGTCGAGATTTTATGCAATAATCAGGCAAGCCaattgcatgtttgatgttaTAATGCCATTGGCTAACAACCTAAGATCTCATTTTCTGGCACCAGTATTAGATCTTCCTTTGTTTGTGATTGAATTCAACATAGTAAACTAAATTTGACTAACTTGTTTTGTTCTATTCAATCGTATTATTCCGGTCACTTATTTGATTTGCTATTATTATGTGTTCTAGGTATTATCTCCAGACATGAGCTTAGCTACTGTCCGGGCTTATGTATGGAAGAAACCTGAGGACTTGGTACTTAATTATAGAGTGATACAAGGCAGATGATCTTATGGACTTCTGGGAGCAGGTGAGTGGCAGCTTATTATGTTGTATTTCTTGGATTTGTTTCATGGTTtctgaaagcaaaaaaaaaaggtggtTATTTGTTTAGAGGAAGCATGCCGGTAATTTTTTCTTTGCCCATAATTTTGTCAATTTAACATTTAGTGTCTGTTTCTTTTTGGTCTGTGATGAAACGTCGTACAGTTTCTCTTTGAGCATGTCTACCCATTGGATATCCTTAGCAAGAAATCAGCTAAGATAGTGTTTGAATTATATCCTCTCTTTATCTATTGGGCTGCAGGTTGGTCTCAGTATATTGGGATGAAAATCTATTACTTTGGTAAAGTGTTGGGACTTATTATGTTCATCTGAGATAGCCTTCGTGGTCTGAAAGTGTTGGTGGGATTCTTCTATATTTTGAAAGACGACAGGTTTCAATCTGGGGGCGTTCTCCAGACTTTTTCCGGAGGGTCATGATTAATGTTTTCATAGATAGGCAGATGCTatgatgaattttttattttgacatgcatgcatgcatgctttCGCCATACAGCAGAAAAAAAGGTTCTAGGGTGGCAATGCAATCAACTGAAGAGTTTGTTATTCCGGGTGGACAACGAAAACCGGGTACTTTCTGGGACAAAAAACATTAAGGCTTAATGATTTCGGAAGCTCTGTAGATTTGTTTTATGGGGGATGATAATCTAGTCATAGAAACTGTTATTGTGAAGTtgaatttttcttcatttattatTCTTCGAAATAAGACAATCAATTTGCATTGAATCCGTatatttcttgaaaatttctCTCAATGCTTATTTCTTTTTTGTGCATGATTCGGTAGATTTCATACCGTGTTAGGTTAGTTACACTCTGGGGAGAGGGTTTCATGTAGCCGATAGATGCCTTTGCTAAAGTAAtgctaattgtttttttttttattcttttatttatgtatttgtaATCAAATTAGAAAAGCAAAATTTTGTTTATGTTGGTGCTTTAATTCCGTAGGTGTAAAGTAAAAAGTTGAATCATTTTCCCATCAATGTAGTATGTAAAGACATGGACCGATGAGTTTGTCTCTACTTTCCATTTGTTGCAATACTGTTTACTTCgttatttatattatgtatattcggGTTTGGGTATGAGTATAAGATCTTATTAATATgagtttgaattattatttatttgataagAATATTtctgtttaaatttaattatacaatatataaaaatatttttactttatattagtttaaagtatttgattgagttacttaaatttaaaaataaaaataaaaaaagtaatatatatgATGCGAATGGCATTTTTGTCTTTTAATACACAAGCAAAAATTTGTATATTACGCCACCTTATGGTTGAAATAAAtagtttataaatataattttcagaaTTCAAGGGTTGtcttttttaaaaatacactAGGAACAAATATCTTGATAGCCTAGGGATAAGTAGAGCTTACAAAGTTAACATATGCATATTTTGCAAAATTCATAAGTAGTTGAGCCAGTGGATGAGTATATCCAATCTTCAGCTGGTGGCATAATCTCTGAATATTGCCTAGTATTGACCCGTAAGTAAAATAATATCTTGGTACCAAATCTTTTTTCTTAGTGCTAGTTTTCTTACATCTATCTTGctactaaatttatttatatttcaatatGATTTCATTGGACTGTTAACTGTTTTGTGCACATCACATTGAAGTGGTTTTTTTCCCAGAAGACTGTACATTATATTCTGCACAGTGAAAGACCTACTCTTATCAAGATCCTATTAGATTTGCATATTTCAGGCAGCTAATGCCAGTCATTATCCAAAAGAATATGATTCCTTAAGCAGTTTTCTCAATGACAAAAAATGGGGAATCTCAAAGTGCTCATTGTTCGATTCTACTTTCTTCTGATTCgtattatttttcttcaaatatttATATTCGAAAATGgaatttaacacatattttaaaaacaaatatgaaaattatgataTATCAAATACATTAATGGCATGTTTGGAAAacataatttggtaaaaaaaaatttagatttagatttgaaattttaaattcttttttttgtttggataacaaataaaaatttgaatttgaatttgacaaATTCAAGTTGAATTTCATATGagttaaattttggattttaaaatctattttaaaactttaaatttttaatatccaAGATTGATTTTTAAAACATgagaattttgttattttatcttCTTTTACACTACCTTCAAAACtcaaacaataaataaacaattGTACTTATAATGTGTCATCAACGAAACTCAAACTTTTCAGAATTGGACTAATGGACTAATCAATTAGCTCTGTTCGACCTGTTTGACTAgttcgattgaatgaattattagaaaaataaaaaattgagaaaatcaGTTTGACCAGTCCGATTGATTGGTTCAACTGGTTCAAAAGTCAACTGATTTGACCCTTTATTTTGGACTAGTACCTTGATCAATTCTCAGtccaatttaattctaaaaacagTGACGAAGCTTCATACATTTAATTTAGtacaatataaatattcaaaaatttcatttataccataacttttcacaattttaatTTACAAACTCCtaacttttaatttatatgtaagtaaGTCCACTTATTTAAGTACAAATcaaattatatgattttattcaGGTGTAAACAAAGTATAAATGActtgtataaattgtataaagAAAATGACTTATATAAATAATACGATAAAGTTgagagttttttttaatatattaacctaaaaaaattataaaaataatgaaatgaaaaCTTACATTTGGTTGGTTAGGGcgtaattctaaaaaaaaaaatctctttgaAAGAATACACAAAAGTAATCAATTTTATCTTAAATTATTCATATGACAGAGTGGGAAGggtattttttttccttctaaatcaaaattttcagtACTAACTGGTGATCGAATCAGTCAAGCTACTGGATTGTTGATCCAACATGTTTGAATGGTATGACTGATTTGATTAGTCCATATGGTtccattaaataaattattaattttggttcAACCGCTCGATCAATAGTTGTTTTTTTATTCAATCGTTTTGTACCAACTTTCAGACAAACTGATGTAATACCTTTCTCCGGATTGATACTCCAATTGATTTCTGATTCAATCAATCCGATTGACCAATCTTATTCGGTTCAAATAACTATGTTCAATATCTtcctaaataattaaattttaaaattgttttttaaatttctaaatcTAATTTTGAATTATCTAAATCATCTACACTTGAATTTTCTAAATAGTGAATTTGGATTAATTCAAAatcttgaattttaattattttaattcttaaaCAAAGAAatttataaatcttaaaaatttgagacccaaattttaataaaaatcctCCCTAatgaaaaacttataaaaaatattgagAATATACAAACCGAAAGACTTCGAAGTTGAATTTTCCGTCAAGCTAAAgagaataagtttttatttttctatataaagAGAGCTTCAATTCAAACATCTTAGATAAGCAAGGAAAAAGTCGAGGATTTCAAAGAAAGAGAAGGCAATGGCTGGTTACGGTGGCTATACATACAGCAGCAGCCATACAGGCGCATCTCCAAGATCATACAGTGGCAGCAAAACAATCAATACCACTGATCAGGTTGCGGATCGATGGCGGAAGCCCATCATGTCTTACACTACCAACGGTAACACTGATCAATACTACGTTACCAATACCGAGATCACCATCCAGCAGTCATGTGTCTATAAATACACACAAAGCAGCCCTATAAATGTTGTTGGGGCATTGAGGTATTGAGGTATTGTGTCTGTAAATACTTGCTATGAAACCATCTCGTCCAACGAAAAATTATTCCAGAAAACAGAAAAAATGGTGGCTCAAGCAACACTGTCAGAGATGACCATATTGTTCGACTTAAGCATTGAGTTAAGTGCTTCCTAGGGAACCAATTCTCACTTTTTCATACGCCTTTTCCGTAAACTTTGTTTGGTGGCAATTATATACAGAATGCCTCTGTTGTGTATTACAACATTAAGCTTTCCTATTAAGATAATGAAATAGATTTATAGACTATGTTGTTGGGCTTCTTGattttgcttaaaatatttatgttgGATATTCATAATTAATGCATATTCAAACATGAAAGCTGGCTTTGGGCAGTCCCACCTTTTAGCAGCCAAGACTTGCTCCTTTTTTGGTATCGCAGATGGCTTATTGTTGGAGACTAAAACCATGCTTTTAGGCGTGCAATGGTTATTACAGGTTCAAAGAATAGGTTAGCTGCTTACTAGATCGGTGCTATACCTGAATGATAGAAAAACAAAGTTAGTGACgatagaaaatagaaaaacagTTCAAAGGTTATAAAAATAAGAATTGGATTCCAACTAGAGAAATTTAATGTattagataaaaatttaaaaaaaatctcatcaCTTTTCCAAAACAACATCATGGAAAATAACTGTGATATAGGTAtagataattataataaaattgcaCTGTCCTCtgataaatattaaaaatctcaaattcaaccaATATACAATGATAACAAGAAGTTGTTCCTccaatattttctaattttcaagtttataatCCAAGGGTGCATAAAAGTTTATTTGCTTAGTTTTTTATTCTTTGATTCACCTTGGAAATTATTTGGTAATTTTAGCAACCGCTTGGCTCCATTTGTTTTGACTTTGCTATCTTGTATAAGAATTGAACAATTTGATGAAGTTGCACCATTTGAATTCAAGCAAT carries:
- the LOC107893602 gene encoding WD repeat-containing protein 48 isoform X1, whose protein sequence is MHRVSSVGNNANSNRPRKEKRLRYVLSDTDDTKHCAGINCLAVLKSSFSDGCNYLFTGSRDGTLKRWALDDDAATCSATFESHVDWVNDTVIAGDNTLVSCSSDTTLKTWNCLSDGICTSTLRQHSDYVTCLAAAEKNTNVVASGGLGGEVFVWDIEAAVTPLSKSSDVLEDNCSNGINGSANSLSISSLRTISSSNSIAAQTAQCHGYVPICAKGHKESVYALAINDSGSLLVSGGTEKVVRVWDPRTGLKTMKLRGHTDNIRALLMDSTGRYCLSGSSDSMIRLWDLGQQRCVHSYAVHMDSVWALASTPTFSHVYSGGRDLSLYLTDLTTRESLLLCTKEHPILQLALHGDSIWVATTDSSVHRWPAEGKNPQKVFQRGGSFLAGNLSFSRARVSLEGSTPAPVYKEPIFTIPGTPAIVHYEILNNRRHVLTKDTAGSVKLWEITKGVVIEDYGQVSFDEKKEQLFEMVSIPAWFSVDTRLGSLSVHLDTPQCFSAEMYSADLNITGKPEDDKVNLARETLKGLLAHWMTKRRQRLGSQASVNGDVLSGKDITTKSLTHSRIEVDVNAENDSMVYPSFEFSTVSPPSIITEGSQGGPWRKKITELDGTEDEKDFPGWVLDCVLSNKLPPRENTKCSFYLYPCEGSAVQILTQGKLSAPRILRIHKVVNYVVEKLDKPSDNANTDGTFSPGLGGRLQHLVVGDGSFRSGLKPWQKPRPSVEILCNNQVLSPDMSLATVRAYVWKKPEDLVLNYRVIQGR
- the LOC107893602 gene encoding WD repeat-containing protein 48 isoform X3, producing the protein MHRVSSVGNNANSNRPRKEKRLRYVLSDTDDTKHCAGINCLAVLKSSFSDGCNYLFTGSRDGTLKRWALDDDAATCSATFESHVDWVNDTVIAGDNTLVSCSSDTTLKTWNCLSDGICTSTLRQHSDYVTCLAAAEKNTNVVASGGLGGEVFVWDIEAAVTPLSKSSDVLEDNCSNGINGSANSLSISSLRTISSSNSIAAQTAQCHGYVPICAKGHKESVYALAINDSGSLLVSGGTEKVVRVWDPRTGLKTMKLRGHTDNIRALLMDSTGRYCLSGSSDSMIRLWDLGQQRCVHSYAVHMDSVWALASTPTFSHVYSGGRDLSLYLTDLTTRESLLLCTKEHPILQLALHGDSIWVATTDSSVHRWPAEGKNPQKVFQRGGSFLAGNLSFSRARVSLEGSTPAPVYKEPIFTIPGTPAIVHYEILNNRRHVLTKEQESGKMIGTTKVNDGLYVWNKNSSQEGMALSTSKDDPIMLWHRRLGHPNFMYLKKLFPLLFLNKKISSLNCEVCQLSKHIRVPYPLKPYVQSQPFSLIHSDLWGASRVKNITGARWFITFIDDHTRVCWVYLLKEKSEVSRVFKNFHSMIRTQLNSNIHTLRTDNGREYFNSILSPYLSEQGIIHQSSCPNTPQQNGVSERKNRHLVAVAHALMFTMGVPKYLWGEAVLTACYLINRLPSKVLNFQTPFHTFQKKISLVSCS
- the LOC107893602 gene encoding WD repeat-containing protein 48 isoform X2, with the protein product MHRVSSVGNNANSNRPRKEKRLRYVLSDTDDTKHCAGINCLAVLKSSFSDGCNYLFTGSRDGTLKRWALDDDAATCSATFESHVDWVNDTVIAGDNTLVSCSSDTTLKTWNCLSDGICTSTLRQHSDYVTCLAAAEKNTNVVASGGLGGEVFVWDIEAAVTPLSKSSDVLEDNCSNGINGSANSLSISSLRTISSSNSIAAQTAQCHGYVPICAKGHKESVYALAINDSGSLLVSGGTEKVVRVWDPRTGLKTMKLRGHTDNIRALLMDSTGRYCLSGSSDSMIRLWDLGQQRCVHSYAVHMDSVWALASTPTFSHVYSGGRDLSLYLTDLTTRESLLLCTKEHPILQLALHGDSIWVATTDSSVHRWPAEGKNPQKVFQRGGSFLAGNLSFSRARVSLEGSTPAPVYKEPIFTIPGTPAIVHYEILNNRRHVLTKDTAGSVKLWEITKGVVIEDYGQVSIPAWFSVDTRLGSLSVHLDTPQCFSAEMYSADLNITGKPEDDKVNLARETLKGLLAHWMTKRRQRLGSQASVNGDVLSGKDITTKSLTHSRIEVDVNAENDSMVYPSFEFSTVSPPSIITEGSQGGPWRKKITELDGTEDEKDFPGWVLDCVLSNKLPPRENTKCSFYLYPCEGSAVQILTQGKLSAPRILRIHKVVNYVVEKLDKPSDNANTDGTFSPGLGGRLQHLVVGDGSFRSGLKPWQKPRPSVEILCNNQVLSPDMSLATVRAYVWKKPEDLVLNYRVIQGR